The following coding sequences are from one Natrarchaeobaculum sulfurireducens window:
- a CDS encoding HIT family protein, with protein MTDDCRFCQIVAGERPAHVLFEDERTLAFLDRNPAVTGHTIVIPREHEEGVLTIDDSTSAAVFETVRRVASALDATLEPDGFSVFHTTGPLVGTVEHAHVHLVPRFTDDEVSLSLPRNSIEPEEGDALTARVREQR; from the coding sequence ATGACCGACGATTGTCGTTTCTGTCAGATCGTGGCCGGCGAGCGACCGGCTCACGTTCTCTTCGAGGACGAGCGGACGCTCGCGTTTCTCGACAGGAACCCGGCTGTAACGGGCCACACTATCGTCATTCCTCGCGAGCACGAGGAGGGCGTGTTGACCATCGACGACTCGACGTCGGCGGCCGTCTTCGAGACCGTCCGGCGGGTCGCCAGCGCGCTGGACGCAACGCTCGAGCCCGACGGCTTCAGTGTCTTTCATACGACGGGGCCGCTCGTCGGGACGGTCGAACACGCACATGTCCACCTCGTCCCGCGGTTTACGGACGACGAGGTGTCCCTGTCCCTGCCACGAAATTCCATCGAGCCCGAGGAGGGGGATGCGTTGACCGCTCGAGTACGCGAACAGCGTTAA
- a CDS encoding glycosyltransferase family 4 protein, which yields MRVAFVSFETVHHRESETNRRLQTILELLSEQGHDVHVCCAQFWDGERSTIKRTGISYHRASAGLEAPTSFLARVPFVLAKLGPDVVHASVRPPKQALAARWGGMLARAPTILEWYGDGGITNDWWTRRAARWADWIVVPSELVETWVRELGVDEATVEVVPNPIDVDRIDGVSPGDSVDVVYARRLDADANLESLFLALAELRTRDWRAVIVGDGPEREAYEQLAGELRIDDRVRFAGACSLEERLAIYRGAHVFAQTAEHCVFPTEMLWALAAGCVGIVEYHADSSAHELVEGWDRGFRTTSEEELVDAILEAGGLARRDTDDRFASYDAGAVRDRYLTIYRTLQDSSSLV from the coding sequence ATGCGCGTCGCCTTCGTCTCGTTCGAAACGGTACACCACCGTGAGTCGGAGACGAATCGGCGACTCCAGACGATCCTCGAGTTGCTCTCCGAACAGGGCCACGACGTTCACGTCTGCTGTGCCCAGTTCTGGGACGGTGAGCGCTCGACGATCAAACGAACCGGAATCTCGTACCATCGTGCGTCCGCTGGCCTCGAGGCACCCACCTCGTTTCTCGCTCGAGTTCCGTTCGTCCTCGCGAAGCTCGGACCAGATGTCGTCCACGCGAGCGTTCGGCCGCCGAAACAGGCCCTGGCAGCTCGCTGGGGCGGCATGCTCGCTCGGGCACCGACGATCCTCGAGTGGTACGGCGACGGTGGGATAACGAACGACTGGTGGACCAGACGAGCGGCACGCTGGGCCGACTGGATCGTCGTGCCGTCCGAACTCGTCGAGACGTGGGTCAGGGAACTGGGCGTCGACGAGGCCACTGTAGAGGTCGTCCCGAACCCGATCGACGTCGACCGCATCGACGGCGTCTCGCCTGGCGACTCCGTCGACGTGGTCTACGCCCGGCGACTCGACGCAGACGCCAACCTCGAGAGCCTGTTTCTGGCGCTCGCCGAACTCCGGACCCGTGACTGGCGGGCGGTTATCGTCGGCGACGGGCCGGAACGAGAAGCGTACGAGCAACTCGCTGGCGAACTCCGGATCGACGACCGGGTGAGGTTCGCCGGGGCCTGTTCGCTCGAGGAACGCCTGGCGATCTATCGGGGTGCCCACGTCTTTGCGCAGACCGCCGAGCACTGTGTCTTCCCGACTGAGATGCTGTGGGCGCTGGCCGCCGGCTGTGTGGGAATCGTCGAGTACCACGCCGACTCCAGCGCCCACGAACTCGTCGAGGGGTGGGACCGGGGTTTTCGGACGACCAGCGAAGAAGAACTCGTCGACGCCATCCTCGAGGCCGGCGGCCTCGCCCGACGGGACACCGACGATCGGTTCGCGTCGTACGATGCGGGTGCCGTTCGGGATCGGTATCTGACGATCTATCGGACACTTCAGGACTCCTCGAGCCTGGTATAG
- a CDS encoding S9 family peptidase, whose product MSYDIERYLNVRSAYGASFGPDGERLSFLMNTTGTGQVWTLEGPREWPEQRTFYDERVTFASWSPERPELIFGMDDGGNEKVQLFRLDAETGVIESLTASPEAEQRRGSGSHNEPRARIAHAKHRWGGWSHDGERFAFASNRRDESVFDVYVQNRDETGDAAELVCEGDGWLSLAGWSPDDSRLLVSQAYSNFDQDLYVLDLEADEPTLEHLTPHEGNVRYQSASWAPDGEGIYLVTDEGDADTLYLAYLDLDTRALETVADGDGWNVDGIALDDETGRFVYSRNVEGYTELTVGEFDADDPTAFETFPEPDLPGGIAGGVSFDPDADRFALSTTGDTVNTNVFVVDLESGEAERWTDAPTAGIPRETFQESELVHVESFGVDGETPSAGLEVPGFLTLPDNPAGGSEDGAPVIVDIHGGPESQRRPSFSSVKQYFVDRGYAYFEPNVRGSAGYGADYAALDDVEKRMDSVADIEACVEWLQDHPAIDPNRIAAKGGSYGGFMVLAALTEYPDLWAAGIDVVGIANFVTFLENTGDWRRELREAEYGSLEEDRAFLESISPINNVENIEAPLFVLHGENDPRVPVGEAEQIAEKADAQGVPVRTLIFEDEGHGFSKLENRIEAYSAIADFLDDHV is encoded by the coding sequence ATGAGCTACGATATCGAGCGCTACCTCAACGTTCGAAGCGCTTACGGCGCGTCGTTCGGTCCCGACGGTGAACGACTCTCGTTTCTGATGAACACCACGGGAACGGGACAGGTCTGGACGCTCGAGGGCCCCCGCGAGTGGCCGGAGCAACGCACGTTCTACGACGAACGAGTAACGTTCGCCTCGTGGTCGCCCGAGCGGCCGGAGTTGATCTTCGGGATGGACGACGGTGGCAACGAGAAAGTCCAGCTGTTCAGACTCGATGCCGAGACGGGCGTCATCGAGAGCCTGACGGCGAGCCCCGAGGCCGAACAACGTCGTGGCTCGGGGAGCCACAACGAGCCTCGCGCTCGCATCGCTCACGCGAAACACCGATGGGGCGGCTGGAGCCACGACGGCGAGCGGTTCGCGTTCGCCTCCAATCGGCGTGATGAGTCGGTCTTCGACGTATACGTCCAGAACCGTGACGAGACCGGCGACGCGGCCGAACTCGTCTGCGAGGGCGACGGGTGGCTCTCGCTCGCGGGCTGGAGCCCCGACGATTCCCGGCTGCTGGTCTCGCAGGCATACTCGAACTTCGACCAGGACCTCTACGTACTCGACCTCGAGGCCGACGAGCCGACCCTCGAGCATCTGACGCCCCACGAAGGCAACGTCCGGTATCAGAGTGCCAGTTGGGCACCCGACGGCGAGGGGATCTACCTGGTGACCGACGAGGGCGACGCCGACACGCTTTACCTCGCGTATCTCGACCTCGACACTCGAGCACTCGAGACCGTCGCCGACGGCGATGGGTGGAACGTCGACGGCATCGCGCTGGACGACGAGACGGGGCGGTTCGTCTACTCCCGAAACGTCGAGGGCTACACCGAGTTGACCGTTGGCGAGTTCGACGCCGACGATCCCACCGCGTTCGAGACGTTCCCCGAACCCGATCTGCCGGGCGGTATCGCCGGGGGTGTGAGCTTCGACCCCGACGCCGACCGATTCGCACTGTCGACGACGGGCGACACCGTGAACACGAACGTCTTCGTGGTCGACCTCGAGAGCGGCGAGGCCGAGCGGTGGACCGACGCTCCGACGGCCGGTATCCCGCGGGAGACGTTCCAGGAGTCCGAACTCGTCCACGTCGAGAGTTTCGGCGTCGACGGAGAAACCCCGTCGGCTGGGCTGGAGGTCCCTGGCTTCCTCACGCTTCCTGACAACCCTGCAGGCGGGAGCGAGGACGGCGCGCCCGTTATCGTCGACATCCACGGCGGCCCCGAGAGCCAGCGCCGACCGTCGTTCTCGAGCGTGAAACAGTACTTCGTCGATCGCGGTTACGCCTACTTCGAGCCCAACGTCCGCGGTTCGGCGGGCTACGGGGCTGACTACGCCGCCCTCGACGACGTCGAGAAACGGATGGACTCGGTCGCCGACATCGAAGCCTGCGTCGAGTGGCTGCAGGACCATCCCGCAATCGACCCGAACCGGATCGCCGCCAAAGGCGGCTCCTACGGCGGCTTCATGGTACTCGCGGCGCTGACTGAGTACCCCGACCTGTGGGCTGCCGGGATCGACGTCGTCGGCATCGCTAACTTCGTCACGTTCCTCGAGAACACCGGCGATTGGCGCCGCGAGCTTCGGGAGGCCGAGTACGGCAGTCTCGAAGAAGATCGTGCCTTCCTCGAGTCGATCTCGCCGATCAACAACGTCGAGAACATCGAGGCTCCGCTGTTCGTCCTCCACGGGGAAAACGATCCCCGTGTGCCGGTCGGCGAGGCCGAACAGATCGCCGAAAAGGCCGACGCCCAGGGCGTTCCCGTTCGCACGCTGATCTTCGAGGACGAGGGCCACGGCTTCTCGAAACTCGAGAATCGCATCGAGGCCTACTCGGCGATCGCTGACTTCCTCGACGACCACGTCTGA
- the mobA gene encoding molybdenum cofactor guanylyltransferase, producing the protein MVTGAILAGGRSTRFGDEDKAVASLAGTPMIRRVADRLAGTAPPVEPGAAAASDGEPVIDNLVVNCRADQREPIADAMAGYPLEVAYVEDETPDQGPMAGIRNACRGAPDEWTVIVACDMPFVDPTLVSYLCGVARDHEAAVPRLEDEWYQTTQAVYRSAPMADACDRALARGDRKILEPLFDLDYVVVDDDAIRDVTTELTFDNVNTSADLKRAERRYRADGPDSE; encoded by the coding sequence ATGGTTACGGGCGCGATTCTCGCCGGCGGCCGATCGACCCGCTTCGGCGACGAGGACAAAGCCGTTGCGTCACTCGCAGGAACGCCGATGATCCGCCGGGTCGCAGATCGACTCGCTGGGACGGCACCGCCGGTCGAACCGGGCGCGGCGGCGGCCAGCGACGGCGAACCCGTCATCGACAACCTGGTCGTCAACTGCCGAGCCGACCAGCGCGAACCGATCGCCGACGCGATGGCGGGGTATCCACTCGAGGTCGCCTACGTCGAGGACGAGACGCCGGACCAGGGACCGATGGCCGGCATCCGAAACGCCTGTCGAGGCGCGCCCGACGAGTGGACCGTTATCGTCGCCTGCGACATGCCGTTTGTCGACCCGACTCTCGTCAGCTACCTCTGTGGGGTGGCTCGAGATCACGAGGCGGCAGTTCCCCGACTCGAGGACGAGTGGTATCAGACGACTCAGGCCGTCTACCGCTCGGCGCCGATGGCGGACGCCTGTGACCGGGCGCTCGCTCGCGGCGACAGAAAGATCCTCGAGCCGTTGTTCGACCTCGACTACGTCGTCGTCGACGACGATGCGATCCGTGACGTTACCACCGAGTTGACGTTCGATAACGTCAACACCAGTGCGGACCTGAAACGTGCCGAGCGCCGCTATCGCGCGGATGGCCCGGACAGCGAGTGA
- a CDS encoding aldehyde ferredoxin oxidoreductase family protein, whose amino-acid sequence MPDRDVLVRVDLSAGRVTSEAIPERWLEQYVGGKGLGARYLYDELEAGTDPHAPENVLLFALGPLTGYTPGDQRYAAITKSPLTGAFLDSYGGGTFPARLAGSLEGHLGVLVTGVAAEPVVLEVDGGEARLESADDLWGLNAEATCDRFPDAAVACVGPAGENGVQFATIASDGGDHHAGRGGAGTVMGAKNLKAVVAHGSAPDGLEDLHERDETAFAESDAGRWLAASDTLETVDFANEVGVLPTRGWQARSFDGADNLGIERVRKAAHGRERPDDPVPGGFRVDSDEGESVPRGAAPIVLGAGLGIDDFDAVATLGAICDRLAMDVITAGNAVAWSMRASQEGLLERDLEFGDEAAARTLIDEIATRSTPLGEALADGVDAATARFGGDDLIPTVKGMELSSYDPRNAETMALAYATSDRGGCHRRARPVELEPVAGGTWDPARKVAAVVDEQNRRAVLWSLIADDFLEDVLRPTVAAEWLSAVGYECDEDELARVGERVWTLVKLFNLREGFSRADDELPSTLTEPLEDDGTAGLDPEAFDALLDRYYAIRGWNNRGQPTETTLRRLDLCDVSDAETPVRRSSDETPAGRSTDETPET is encoded by the coding sequence ATGCCCGACAGGGACGTCCTGGTGCGAGTCGACCTCTCAGCAGGACGTGTAACCAGCGAGGCGATCCCGGAGCGGTGGCTCGAGCAGTACGTGGGAGGGAAAGGCCTCGGCGCTCGATACCTCTACGACGAACTCGAGGCAGGAACGGACCCGCACGCGCCGGAGAACGTTCTCCTGTTCGCGCTCGGGCCGCTCACTGGCTACACACCCGGCGACCAGCGATACGCGGCGATCACGAAGTCGCCCCTGACGGGTGCGTTTCTCGACTCCTACGGCGGTGGCACCTTCCCCGCGCGACTGGCTGGCTCGCTCGAAGGACACCTCGGCGTACTCGTAACGGGTGTAGCTGCCGAGCCCGTCGTCCTCGAAGTCGACGGCGGCGAGGCGCGACTCGAGTCTGCCGACGACCTGTGGGGGCTCAACGCCGAGGCGACCTGCGATCGGTTCCCGGACGCCGCCGTTGCCTGCGTCGGCCCCGCGGGCGAAAACGGCGTCCAGTTCGCGACCATCGCCTCCGACGGCGGCGACCATCACGCTGGCCGCGGCGGCGCAGGCACCGTGATGGGCGCGAAGAACCTGAAAGCCGTCGTGGCCCACGGATCGGCCCCCGACGGGCTCGAGGACCTGCACGAGCGCGACGAAACGGCGTTCGCCGAGAGTGACGCCGGTCGGTGGCTCGCAGCCAGCGACACCCTCGAGACGGTCGACTTCGCGAACGAGGTCGGCGTGTTGCCGACCCGAGGCTGGCAGGCTCGCTCTTTCGACGGCGCCGACAACCTCGGCATCGAACGGGTTCGCAAAGCCGCCCACGGTCGAGAACGACCCGACGATCCCGTCCCAGGAGGGTTTCGCGTCGACAGTGACGAGGGCGAGAGCGTCCCTCGCGGCGCGGCGCCGATCGTCCTCGGGGCCGGCCTCGGCATCGACGACTTCGACGCCGTCGCCACGCTGGGGGCTATCTGCGACCGACTCGCGATGGACGTCATCACCGCGGGCAACGCGGTCGCCTGGTCGATGCGAGCGAGCCAGGAAGGGCTGCTCGAGCGCGACCTCGAGTTCGGCGACGAGGCGGCCGCCCGAACCCTGATCGACGAAATCGCCACCCGATCGACCCCCCTCGGCGAGGCGCTCGCTGACGGCGTCGATGCCGCGACAGCCCGGTTCGGCGGCGACGATCTGATCCCGACGGTCAAAGGAATGGAACTCTCCTCGTACGACCCGCGAAACGCGGAGACAATGGCGCTCGCGTACGCGACGAGCGACCGCGGCGGCTGTCACCGCCGTGCCCGCCCCGTCGAACTCGAGCCCGTCGCTGGTGGCACGTGGGACCCGGCGCGGAAGGTCGCAGCCGTCGTCGACGAGCAGAACCGACGGGCCGTCCTGTGGAGTCTGATCGCCGACGACTTTCTCGAGGACGTATTGCGGCCGACAGTCGCCGCGGAGTGGCTCTCGGCGGTCGGCTACGAGTGCGACGAGGACGAACTCGCACGGGTTGGCGAGCGGGTCTGGACCCTGGTCAAGCTGTTCAACCTTCGCGAGGGATTCTCGCGAGCCGACGACGAACTGCCCTCGACGCTGACCGAACCGCTCGAGGACGACGGGACAGCGGGCCTCGATCCGGAGGCGTTCGACGCGTTGCTCGATCGATACTACGCGATCCGCGGCTGGAACAATCGGGGTCAACCGACCGAGACCACCCTCCGTCGGCTGGATCTGTGTGACGTGTCGGACGCAGAGACACCGGTCCGGCGCTCCTCAGACGAGACACCCGCCGGCCGCTCGACAGACGAGACGCCGGAGACCTGA
- the yqeC gene encoding selenium cofactor biosynthesis protein YqeC, producing MDLVEALDADGNVTCVVGAGGKKSTLYALAGRLERAIVTATVRIPPFDDHVAAVHVAKAPLSPVEEAREWPIGLVRARERSDRYRGYETETVDALAADVDDDVSVLVKADGARTRWFKAPGENEPQIPDSADIVVPIASARIVGEPLTDEHVHRPERVVELTGLEHGDRISAADVATVLASDRGGWADVPADATVVPLINMVDDADTERTAREIAAQLHEQRLISRVVLTSFLEDQPVVDVV from the coding sequence ATGGACCTCGTCGAGGCACTCGATGCCGACGGCAACGTAACCTGCGTCGTCGGTGCCGGCGGCAAGAAATCGACGCTTTACGCACTCGCCGGGAGACTCGAGCGGGCGATCGTCACCGCGACCGTCAGGATTCCACCGTTCGACGATCACGTCGCGGCCGTTCACGTCGCCAAAGCGCCGCTGTCGCCCGTCGAGGAAGCTCGAGAGTGGCCGATCGGCCTCGTCCGCGCTCGAGAACGATCCGACCGGTATCGGGGATACGAGACGGAGACGGTGGACGCCCTCGCAGCCGACGTCGACGACGACGTTTCGGTGCTCGTCAAAGCCGATGGCGCACGAACTCGCTGGTTCAAAGCACCCGGCGAAAACGAACCCCAGATTCCGGATTCCGCCGACATCGTCGTCCCGATCGCCAGCGCACGTATCGTCGGCGAACCGCTGACCGACGAGCACGTCCACCGGCCCGAGCGCGTCGTCGAACTGACCGGTCTCGAGCACGGCGACCGGATTTCGGCGGCTGACGTGGCGACCGTCCTCGCGAGCGACCGAGGCGGCTGGGCCGACGTTCCGGCGGATGCGACGGTCGTCCCGCTGATCAACATGGTCGACGACGCCGACACAGAGCGGACGGCCCGCGAAATCGCGGCACAGCTACACGAGCAGCGCCTCATCTCACGCGTCGTTCTCACGAGCTTTCTCGAGGACCAGCCGGTCGTCGACGTCGTCTGA
- a CDS encoding lysylphosphatidylglycerol synthase transmembrane domain-containing protein, whose protein sequence is MHWRRAVVGLSIAVGVVALLVYGVGWDTVVDHVRAAHTGFLAAAFVVGLGMLVLRGALVWRLLDPVDGSARGAGFATAYLAGYFARSALPWGRSTGTPITAYLLSTHSDSEFEDNLAVVAAAEGFNAIASLVVAAAGVALYAALGDTGSIESVSTSVALASGGGLLAAGLVLVVFNSGIARTVTLDLVTRLERTIGALPRLSRLDGVLTRRIDGFFETLEAIQASRRTLAAAFGIAVVSWVFNAAPLYVVLVALGVDVPFALVLVCAPLASFGGVVPLPGGSGGIEVVLASLLVATVGVPVGVAAAAALLYRVTTYWTHLAIGGCVAVSLSVFGTDRFASA, encoded by the coding sequence ATGCACTGGCGACGAGCCGTCGTCGGGCTCTCGATCGCCGTCGGTGTCGTCGCCTTGCTGGTCTACGGCGTCGGCTGGGACACCGTCGTCGATCACGTCCGAGCCGCCCATACCGGATTTCTCGCGGCCGCGTTCGTGGTTGGGCTCGGGATGCTCGTGCTCCGAGGGGCGCTCGTGTGGCGGCTCCTCGACCCCGTCGACGGATCTGCCCGCGGCGCTGGGTTCGCGACGGCCTACCTCGCGGGGTATTTCGCCCGCAGCGCGCTTCCCTGGGGCCGATCGACGGGGACGCCGATCACGGCCTATCTCCTGTCGACCCACTCCGACTCGGAGTTCGAGGACAACCTCGCGGTCGTCGCCGCCGCAGAGGGGTTCAACGCCATTGCGAGTCTCGTCGTCGCCGCCGCCGGAGTCGCACTCTACGCCGCACTCGGTGACACTGGCTCGATCGAGTCCGTCTCGACGAGCGTCGCGCTCGCTAGCGGTGGTGGACTTCTCGCCGCCGGACTCGTGCTCGTCGTCTTCAACAGCGGCATCGCGAGGACAGTCACCCTCGATCTGGTCACGCGACTCGAGCGCACGATCGGGGCGCTACCGAGGCTCTCGCGGCTCGATGGCGTCCTCACGCGACGGATAGACGGCTTCTTCGAGACGCTCGAGGCCATCCAGGCCTCCCGTCGCACGCTCGCCGCGGCGTTTGGTATTGCGGTGGTGAGCTGGGTGTTCAACGCCGCGCCCCTGTACGTCGTTCTGGTGGCGTTAGGCGTCGACGTTCCGTTCGCGCTGGTGCTCGTCTGTGCGCCACTGGCGTCGTTCGGTGGTGTCGTCCCGCTGCCTGGCGGCTCCGGCGGCATCGAGGTCGTCCTCGCGAGTCTGCTCGTCGCGACTGTCGGCGTTCCGGTTGGCGTGGCTGCGGCGGCAGCCTTGCTCTACCGGGTGACGACCTACTGGACACACCTCGCGATCGGCGGCTGTGTTGCCGTCTCGCTCTCCGTATTCGGAACTGATCGGTTCGCCAGCGCGTGA
- a CDS encoding NAD(P)-dependent glycerol-1-phosphate dehydrogenase, which translates to MFEKSTWIRLPRNVVVGHGVLESVVEVVDDLHLQGRPLIVTSPTPRSVAGEPIAADFEAAGIDPAIVSIEAATFESVQTVIEAAEAEEVSYLMGVGGGKAIDIAKMASDHLEMGFCSVPTAASHDGIVSNRGSVPDGDTRHSVAAEPPLAVVADTAVLAEAPWELTTAGCADIISNYTAVMDWRLAKRLKNVEYSEYAAALAEMTAEILVDNADLVRPGLEESAWIVTKALVSSGVAMSIAGSSRPASGAEHLFSHQLDRLAPGAALHGHQVGVGSIMTAYLHGGERGFWREIRSALDSIDAPTTARELGIDDETVIEALTTCHEIRDRYTILGDGMDERAAREVATKTGVIE; encoded by the coding sequence ATGTTCGAGAAGTCGACGTGGATTCGCCTGCCGCGAAACGTCGTCGTCGGTCACGGCGTCCTCGAGTCGGTCGTCGAGGTCGTCGACGACCTCCACTTGCAGGGGCGGCCGTTGATCGTCACGAGCCCAACCCCCCGATCCGTCGCTGGCGAGCCGATCGCCGCCGATTTCGAGGCCGCAGGGATCGACCCCGCCATCGTCTCGATCGAAGCAGCGACGTTCGAGTCGGTCCAGACCGTCATCGAGGCAGCCGAGGCCGAGGAGGTCTCCTACCTGATGGGCGTCGGCGGCGGGAAAGCCATCGACATCGCGAAGATGGCCAGCGACCACCTCGAGATGGGCTTTTGTTCGGTGCCGACAGCGGCGAGCCACGACGGGATCGTCAGCAACCGTGGGTCGGTCCCGGACGGGGATACGCGCCACAGCGTCGCCGCTGAACCCCCGTTAGCCGTCGTTGCCGATACAGCAGTCCTCGCCGAAGCGCCGTGGGAGCTGACGACTGCCGGCTGTGCGGACATCATCTCGAACTACACGGCCGTGATGGACTGGCGACTCGCCAAGCGGCTCAAAAACGTCGAATACTCCGAGTACGCCGCCGCACTCGCAGAGATGACCGCCGAGATACTCGTCGACAACGCCGACCTCGTCCGTCCCGGTCTGGAGGAGTCCGCCTGGATCGTCACGAAGGCGCTGGTCTCTTCCGGCGTCGCAATGAGCATCGCCGGCTCGTCGCGTCCGGCAAGCGGCGCCGAACACCTCTTTTCACACCAGCTCGACCGACTCGCCCCCGGGGCTGCTCTCCACGGCCACCAGGTCGGCGTCGGTTCGATTATGACGGCCTACCTCCACGGCGGCGAGCGCGGCTTCTGGCGCGAGATCCGGAGCGCACTCGACAGCATCGACGCGCCGACGACGGCTCGAGAACTCGGAATCGACGACGAGACCGTCATCGAAGCACTGACGACCTGCCACGAGATCCGCGACCGATATACGATCCTCGGCGACGGCATGGACGAGCGCGCGGCTCGCGAGGTCGCGACGAAGACTGGCGTTATCGAGTGA
- a CDS encoding RAD55 family ATPase gives MTEHLRTERSQEHPLECGHCYYPIPGEPNESDDGQFCSTTCLEAAEDDSTMPDPGAYKRIVTGIEPIDSLVHNGVPADSFVLLSGDEGTRRDELLSELVWRALERGEPAVIVSYANPPTATLERLFENGWNVLPALENDRLRILDCFTHRLADREQFLETRTKWATFVGETCADAVIEVTEPDDVRSVATNLLGALEDLEMSETGLVTIDSLDELGTLVQDQLVHNFVKDVRATVCKARYVPIVAGATTAGADGYPDEEYVFDGIVDLRLTEELTPGARVTQLGVRKLVGARYLPQWVTYEYEPVHGLVALERSRPAQQSTAADDRNAPPPQ, from the coding sequence ATGACGGAGCACTTGCGGACGGAGCGGTCCCAGGAGCACCCACTCGAGTGTGGCCACTGTTACTACCCGATCCCCGGCGAACCGAACGAGTCCGACGACGGGCAGTTCTGTTCGACGACCTGTCTCGAGGCAGCCGAAGACGACTCGACGATGCCCGACCCCGGTGCGTACAAGCGCATCGTCACGGGGATCGAACCGATCGATTCGCTCGTCCACAACGGCGTCCCGGCGGATTCGTTCGTCTTGCTCTCGGGCGACGAAGGAACCAGACGCGACGAGCTGCTCAGCGAGCTCGTCTGGCGCGCGCTCGAGCGCGGCGAGCCGGCGGTCATCGTTTCCTACGCCAACCCGCCGACAGCGACGCTCGAGCGGCTGTTCGAGAACGGCTGGAACGTCCTGCCCGCGCTCGAGAACGACCGGCTGCGCATCCTCGACTGTTTCACCCACCGACTCGCCGACCGCGAGCAGTTCCTCGAGACCCGAACGAAGTGGGCGACGTTCGTCGGCGAGACGTGTGCCGACGCCGTCATCGAAGTCACAGAGCCCGACGACGTCCGTTCAGTCGCTACCAACCTGCTCGGGGCGCTCGAAGACCTCGAGATGAGCGAGACGGGGCTCGTGACGATCGACTCGCTCGACGAACTCGGGACACTGGTTCAGGACCAGCTCGTCCACAACTTCGTCAAGGACGTCCGAGCGACCGTCTGCAAGGCGCGGTACGTGCCGATCGTTGCGGGAGCGACGACCGCGGGCGCCGACGGCTATCCGGACGAGGAGTACGTCTTCGACGGGATCGTCGACCTCCGGTTGACCGAGGAGCTGACTCCGGGAGCCAGGGTGACACAGCTCGGCGTCAGGAAGCTGGTCGGAGCGCGGTACCTCCCACAGTGGGTAACCTACGAGTACGAGCCCGTCCACGGGCTGGTCGCCCTCGAACGGTCGCGCCCAGCCCAGCAATCGACGGCCGCCGACGACCGTAACGCGCCCCCGCCACAGTAA
- a CDS encoding GIY-YIG nuclease family protein: MGGTYVLVVNVAEQSTIEVGALGDRTFEVGAYAYVGSAFGPGGFSRVERHRELATGQRTTRHWHVDYLLGHRATTLESVVTFPDADRECELATSLPGEPVPDFGASDCGCSAHLLAAPTTETVLEAALEAGGVRLESDSS, translated from the coding sequence ATGGGCGGCACCTACGTTCTCGTGGTCAACGTGGCCGAGCAATCGACGATTGAGGTCGGTGCGCTGGGCGATCGAACGTTCGAGGTCGGTGCGTACGCCTACGTCGGCAGCGCGTTCGGCCCGGGCGGGTTCTCACGAGTCGAGCGCCATCGTGAACTCGCAACCGGACAGCGAACGACGCGTCACTGGCACGTCGACTACCTGCTCGGCCACCGGGCAACGACGCTCGAGTCGGTCGTCACCTTCCCCGACGCCGACCGAGAGTGTGAACTCGCCACCTCGCTTCCGGGCGAGCCCGTCCCTGACTTTGGAGCCTCCGACTGCGGATGTTCGGCTCACCTGCTGGCTGCGCCAACGACCGAGACCGTCCTCGAGGCGGCGCTCGAGGCAGGCGGGGTCCGTCTCGAGAGCGACAGTTCGTAA